A single genomic interval of Helianthus annuus cultivar XRQ/B chromosome 13, HanXRQr2.0-SUNRISE, whole genome shotgun sequence harbors:
- the LOC110864517 gene encoding probable E3 ubiquitin-protein ligase RHB1A, protein MGGCCSSSQKFQLHGTPVYNYCPPALEEHESTTPRESSFSTRLLIDVNLDTSIPDTYRSPPTPIPFDVVLGIPQSTNMASDDQAYQKPTLVKVKIFDHVAEGNAPIVESPKKVEVGIQTSKSLDCSTMEEEDVCPTCFEEYDTENPRIVTKCNHQFHLSCILEWMERSNTCPICSQEMHFEAL, encoded by the exons ATGGGAGGTTGCTGCTCTTCATCTCAAAAATTCCAGCTCCATGGAACTCCGGTGTATAATTAT TGTCCGCCAGCTTTGGAGGAACATGAATCAACAACACCCCGCGAGAGTTCGTTTTCAACAAGATTACTTATCGATGTAAATCTTGACACATCAATACCCGACACATATAGATCTCCCCCAACCCCTATTCCATTTGATGTGGTTTTAGGAATTCCACAATCAACAAACATGGCCTCCGATGATCAAGCTTATCAAAAACCGACTCTTGTGAAAGTCAAGATATTTGACCATGTAGCCGAGGGAAACGCCCCTATTGTTGAGTCCCCTAAGAAGGTTGAGGTTGGAATTCAAACATCAAAAAGTCTTGATTGTTCTACAATGGAGGAAGAGGATGTTTGTCCCACTTGTTTTGAAG AGTATGATACTGAGAATCCAAGAATAGTAACGAAATGTAACCATCAATTTCACCTTTCATGCATTCTCGAGTGGATGGAACGAAGCAACACTTGCCCAATCTGCAGTCAG GAAATGCACTTTGAAGCTCTATGA